From a region of the Corallococcus coralloides DSM 2259 genome:
- a CDS encoding glutathione peroxidase, whose translation MRTSLLCTVATVVSLSTAATAADKTEKKAMSFHQLSANRLDGKPDKLSDFQGKVALVVNTASECGYTPQYKGLQSLYDSYKDKGVVVLGFPSNDFGGQEPGTSEQIAKFCELRFKVSFPMFEKVKTKGEGQSPVYAFLARDHGEPKWNFHKYVVGKDGQVKAAFPSSVTPDSPELKAAIDKALAEK comes from the coding sequence ATGAGAACCTCCCTGCTGTGCACCGTCGCGACGGTGGTCTCCCTCTCCACGGCGGCCACCGCCGCGGACAAGACCGAGAAGAAAGCCATGTCCTTCCACCAGCTCTCCGCCAACCGGCTCGACGGCAAGCCCGATAAGCTGTCGGACTTCCAGGGCAAGGTCGCCCTCGTCGTGAACACCGCGTCCGAGTGCGGCTACACGCCGCAGTACAAGGGCCTCCAGTCGCTCTACGACAGCTACAAGGACAAGGGCGTGGTCGTGCTGGGCTTCCCGTCCAACGACTTCGGCGGGCAGGAGCCGGGCACCTCCGAGCAGATCGCGAAGTTCTGCGAGCTGCGCTTCAAGGTCTCCTTCCCCATGTTCGAGAAGGTGAAGACGAAGGGCGAGGGCCAGTCCCCCGTCTACGCGTTCCTCGCCAGGGACCATGGCGAGCCCAAGTGGAACTTCCACAAGTACGTGGTGGGCAAGGACGGCCAGGTGAAGGCCGCCTTCCCCAGCAGCGTCACGCCGGACAGCCCGGAGCTGAAGGCCGCCATCGACAAGGCGCTCGCGGAGAAGTGA
- a CDS encoding DUF4136 domain-containing protein, with protein sequence MRLLSRVLPVLVGLGLASCAGVDVGTNYDPAAVQRIQQFHTYAWLTHPQQTKDTRINNDITNSQVTGAVDQDLQARGYQRVDASANPDFLIGWQGAINKRLSAETVDNYWGYPWDPFWGSYYGPSQTYVREYDEGTLILDVVDAKEKKLVWRGTAKSDIGESPSAQTDSGKIEKGVQKMLKDFPPEPKEKK encoded by the coding sequence ATGCGTCTGCTGTCCCGTGTTCTTCCCGTGCTCGTGGGCCTTGGGCTCGCGTCCTGCGCGGGCGTCGATGTCGGCACCAACTACGACCCCGCCGCCGTCCAGCGCATCCAGCAGTTCCACACCTATGCGTGGCTGACGCATCCCCAGCAGACGAAGGACACGCGCATCAACAACGACATCACCAACAGCCAGGTGACGGGGGCGGTGGACCAGGACCTCCAGGCCCGCGGCTACCAGCGGGTGGATGCGAGCGCGAACCCGGACTTCCTCATCGGCTGGCAGGGCGCCATCAACAAGCGGCTGTCCGCGGAGACGGTGGACAACTACTGGGGCTACCCGTGGGATCCGTTCTGGGGTTCGTACTACGGCCCCTCGCAGACGTACGTGCGCGAGTACGACGAGGGCACGCTCATCCTCGACGTGGTGGACGCGAAGGAGAAGAAGCTCGTCTGGCGCGGCACGGCGAAGTCGGACATCGGCGAGAGCCCGAGCGCCCAGACCGACAGCGGCAAGATTGAAAAAGGCGTGCAGAAGATGCTGAAGGACTTCCCGCCCGAGCCGAAGGAGAAGAAGTAG
- a CDS encoding S1 family peptidase — protein sequence MSDDVQARRARAEEALRRTSASLVLLDLGGHTATGFVISSEGHVVTSLHAVASARAITAVLPDGLRSPVVQVAAVDERRDLAVLCLSVPDLVPALALGPATLPSEGEALHVIQAHADRPPEPRVLEVRAVQVLGEWLTLLELSRTLPEDASGSPVLDARGQVVGLATAALANGRALGLVIPARYIAPLLKVPGPPRPLSALDAPRQRATRVRQVPQHPVGLLEGCATPAVESVASLLGHAINVGAPAYNRGDVEGCYRLYAHTAEQLIDERDDCPGVQRALRDGLLRCEGLKDVEDRAWALRDTFDGLMDVIGRWRQARPAPLTSANKRPPPKTYLN from the coding sequence ATGTCCGATGACGTCCAGGCACGCCGTGCGCGGGCCGAAGAGGCCCTTCGGCGCACGAGTGCCTCCCTGGTGTTGCTGGACCTGGGCGGCCACACCGCCACGGGCTTCGTCATCTCCTCCGAAGGCCACGTCGTCACCAGCCTCCACGCGGTCGCCAGCGCGCGCGCCATCACCGCCGTGCTGCCAGACGGCCTGCGCTCCCCGGTGGTCCAGGTGGCGGCCGTGGACGAGCGCCGCGACCTGGCCGTCCTGTGCCTGTCCGTCCCGGACCTGGTGCCCGCCCTCGCGCTGGGCCCGGCCACGCTGCCCTCGGAAGGCGAGGCCCTGCACGTCATCCAGGCCCACGCGGACCGCCCCCCCGAACCTCGCGTCCTCGAAGTCCGGGCGGTGCAGGTGCTGGGCGAATGGCTCACCCTGCTGGAGTTGTCCCGCACGCTGCCCGAGGACGCGTCGGGCTCACCGGTGCTGGACGCGCGGGGGCAGGTGGTGGGGCTGGCCACCGCGGCGCTCGCCAACGGCCGCGCGCTGGGGCTGGTCATCCCGGCGCGCTACATCGCGCCGCTCCTCAAGGTGCCCGGCCCGCCCCGGCCGCTGTCCGCGTTGGATGCGCCCCGGCAGCGCGCCACCCGCGTGCGTCAGGTGCCGCAGCATCCCGTGGGCCTCCTGGAGGGCTGCGCGACGCCGGCCGTGGAGTCCGTGGCCTCGCTGCTGGGCCATGCCATCAACGTGGGCGCCCCCGCCTACAACCGGGGCGACGTGGAGGGCTGCTACCGGCTCTACGCGCACACCGCCGAACAGCTCATCGACGAGCGCGACGACTGCCCCGGCGTCCAGCGCGCGCTGCGCGACGGCCTCTTGCGCTGCGAGGGCCTGAAGGACGTGGAGGACCGGGCCTGGGCCCTGCGCGACACGTTCGACGGGTTGATGGACGTCATCGGCCGGTGGCGCCAGGCGCGCCCGGCGCCGCTCACCTCCGCCAACAAGCGCCCCCCGCCGAAGACGTACCTCAACTAG
- a CDS encoding peroxiredoxin, which translates to MIAVGELAPDFAATDCHGQTVRLSELRGRRVVLFFFPRAFTVGCTIENRAFRDNHERIRSLGAELVGVSVDTLTTQCDFAEQEGIHFALLGDDERRISRSWGVLWPILNIDRRVTFIIGADGVVEHVIHHEVRVYRHLDDVLKYLQAHPAPGSDSASA; encoded by the coding sequence ATGATTGCCGTCGGAGAACTCGCACCGGACTTCGCAGCGACCGACTGCCACGGGCAGACCGTTCGATTGTCGGAGCTGCGAGGCCGGCGCGTCGTGCTCTTCTTCTTCCCCCGCGCCTTCACCGTGGGCTGCACCATCGAGAACCGCGCCTTCAGGGACAACCACGAGCGGATCCGCTCGCTGGGCGCGGAACTGGTCGGCGTCTCCGTGGACACGCTCACCACCCAGTGCGACTTCGCCGAACAAGAGGGCATCCACTTCGCCCTCCTGGGAGATGACGAACGGCGGATCAGCCGCTCCTGGGGCGTGCTGTGGCCGATCCTCAATATCGACCGGCGCGTCACCTTCATCATCGGCGCGGACGGCGTCGTGGAACACGTCATCCACCACGAGGTGCGCGTCTACCGCCACCTGGACGACGTGCTGAAGTACCTCCAGGCCCACCCCGCCCCGGGCAGCGACTCCGCCTCCGCCTGA
- the uvrA gene encoding excinuclease ABC subunit UvrA, with protein MHKTHLVGARTHNLKDLSVDLSEGEFVCVTGVSGGGKSSLALDTLYAEGQRRFVESFSPYARQFLERLERPPMDALEPVAAGVAVDRRAPVKSSRSTVATLADVEPYLSALFTREAMPVCPDCGLEAVRTDARVAAQAALREHPDAQGVFTYPVRIPDTSAFIDARARLLKDGYHRLMVQGEVKELETLKPGEATDPAGVAQVVVDRVKLTDANLSRVTQALEDAWARADGEALLFLPEAPPRKLRRGLVCPKCAREFELARPGLFSYQSPVGACAPCRGFGRTIGIDWGKVIPNPGLSLAQGAIRPWSGQSTSWEREMLQRYCRQKGIPFDKPWEKLTAAQREAVLQGEGDYDGGRVYPGVRAWFRWMEGRTYKMHVRVLLARYRAYTLCESCHGARLNEQARAWRVGGMDLPAWHGLELTDALARLDGLKTLTGQGDLARRELSARLRYLQRVGLGYLTLDRPARTLSGGEAQRVSLTAALGTSLTGALFVLDEPTVGLHPGDVPPLTEAIAELADRGNIALVIEHDPLIIRSAHRVLELGPGAGRNGGKLCFDGTPEALAKRQDLPTGRMLSGGAEAPRTPRTRTGEIVIREAREHNLKDVSVRVPLGVLCAITGPSGSGKSTLMDEVLYRHLARGLGVKDVEAPGAAAAVEGGAQVEAITFVDQSPLGRTSRGNAATYTKAWDRLRERFASEPDAEARGLTSAHFSFNVDKGRCEACSGEGYETVEMQFLADVALLCAVCRGRRFKEEVLAVRHQGFSVAQVLEMTVDEVLQHFGDDSALKRTLGPAQRLGLGYLPLGQPLSTLSGGEAQRLKLARALASDAKGTLFLIDEPSAGLHAEDVRHVMASLHALVDRGASVLVVDHDVSVMKGSDWIIDLGPKGGRDGGRLVAEGTPADVAKAQGSATAAALRGEGKPLAKAVKLRRPGKEAPPAIEVEHAREHNLKDVSCRIPLGKMTVVTGPSGSGKSSLVFDVVFAEGQRRFLETLTPYARQFLPTLPRPDVERISSIPPTVALEQRTSRAGSTSTVATVTEVAHYLRLMYAKIGEPHCPHDGTPIGATTPAALYAQVLATKGDGQVLAPAVRARKGTYLDVFTAAARAGITQAIVDGELASTDNPPRLAKTKEHDIDLVMYEGKLAKLPREVFDASLNWGKGAVKLRTGKAETLLSSERTCPKCGTAVPELDPRWFSFNTKQGRCESCEGTGVQGAAAAMAEGETAPCRTCGGTRLSPVPRAVRLEGARYHEVVQASVTATLARVRTWKLKGDRALLGETARQEMLRRLEFLERVGLGYLSLDRNAATLSGGEMQRLRLSAQLGAGLTGAMYVLDEPTIGLHPRDTHRLLDNLRALVETGSTVLVVEHDSDTIRAADHLLDLGPTGGRSGGHILAEGTPDVVLESDSPTAQALRAAQVRPPSGRGEPKAWVELKGARANNLQRVDLKLPVGRLNVVSGVSGSGKSTLIRQVLYPALRDKLGLVTAKAGAFDALKGTESIKRVLSVDQSPIGRTPRSVPATFLGIWDELRRVFAATPEAKIRGFGPARFSFNTAAGGRCKVCEGQGAISHEMSFLPDVVTPCEACNGARFDAATLEVRYHGLTVGDVLRLSADEAKDVFRALPKVAAPLECLADLGVGYLQLGQGSNTLSGGEAQRLKLAAELTATSRHEPTLYVLDEPTTGLHLGDVEKLITFMGRLVDRGDTLVVIEHHPSVIAAGDHVVELGPEGGEGGGRIVGEGTPREVAKLKTPTGRVLKSVFSAEEPKARVASRGR; from the coding sequence ATGCACAAGACCCACCTCGTCGGCGCCCGCACCCACAACCTCAAGGATTTGTCCGTCGATCTCTCCGAAGGGGAGTTCGTCTGCGTCACCGGCGTGTCCGGAGGCGGAAAATCGAGCCTCGCGCTCGACACGCTCTACGCGGAGGGGCAGCGCCGGTTCGTGGAGAGCTTCAGCCCGTACGCCCGGCAGTTCCTCGAGCGGCTGGAGCGGCCGCCCATGGACGCGCTGGAGCCGGTGGCCGCGGGCGTCGCGGTGGACCGGCGCGCGCCGGTGAAGAGCTCGCGCTCCACGGTGGCCACGCTGGCGGACGTGGAGCCGTACCTGTCCGCGCTCTTCACCCGCGAGGCGATGCCGGTGTGTCCGGACTGTGGCCTGGAGGCGGTGCGCACCGACGCGCGCGTGGCGGCCCAGGCGGCCCTTCGCGAGCACCCGGACGCGCAGGGCGTCTTCACGTACCCGGTGCGCATCCCCGACACGTCCGCGTTCATCGACGCGCGGGCCCGCCTGCTGAAGGACGGCTACCACCGGCTGATGGTGCAGGGCGAGGTGAAGGAGCTGGAGACGCTCAAGCCGGGCGAGGCCACCGACCCCGCGGGCGTGGCGCAGGTGGTGGTGGACCGGGTGAAGCTGACGGACGCGAACCTGTCCCGCGTCACCCAGGCGCTGGAGGACGCGTGGGCGCGCGCGGACGGCGAGGCGCTGCTCTTCCTGCCGGAGGCCCCGCCCAGGAAGCTGCGCCGGGGCCTGGTGTGTCCCAAGTGCGCGCGTGAGTTCGAGCTCGCGAGGCCAGGCCTCTTCAGCTACCAGAGCCCGGTGGGCGCGTGCGCGCCGTGCCGTGGCTTCGGGCGCACCATCGGCATCGACTGGGGGAAGGTGATCCCCAACCCGGGCTTGAGCCTGGCGCAGGGGGCCATCCGCCCGTGGTCCGGCCAGTCCACCAGCTGGGAGCGGGAGATGCTCCAGCGCTACTGCCGGCAGAAGGGCATCCCCTTCGACAAGCCGTGGGAGAAGCTCACCGCTGCCCAGCGCGAGGCGGTGCTCCAGGGCGAGGGCGACTACGACGGCGGCCGCGTCTACCCGGGCGTGCGCGCGTGGTTCCGGTGGATGGAGGGCCGCACGTACAAGATGCACGTGCGCGTGCTGCTGGCGCGCTATCGCGCGTACACGCTCTGCGAGAGCTGCCACGGTGCGCGGCTCAACGAGCAGGCCCGCGCGTGGCGCGTGGGCGGCATGGATCTGCCGGCCTGGCACGGGCTGGAGCTGACGGACGCGCTGGCCCGGCTGGACGGGCTGAAGACGCTGACGGGGCAGGGGGACCTGGCGCGGCGCGAATTGTCCGCGCGCCTGCGCTATCTCCAGCGCGTGGGCCTGGGCTACCTCACGCTGGACCGGCCCGCGCGCACGCTGTCGGGCGGCGAGGCGCAGCGCGTGTCGCTAACCGCGGCGCTGGGCACGTCGCTGACGGGCGCGCTCTTCGTGCTGGATGAGCCCACCGTGGGCCTGCACCCGGGGGACGTGCCGCCGCTCACGGAGGCCATCGCGGAGCTGGCGGACCGGGGCAACATCGCGCTGGTCATCGAGCATGATCCGCTGATCATCCGCTCCGCGCACCGCGTGCTGGAGCTGGGCCCGGGCGCGGGACGCAACGGCGGCAAGCTGTGTTTCGACGGCACCCCGGAGGCGCTGGCGAAGCGGCAGGACCTGCCCACCGGCCGCATGCTGTCCGGCGGGGCGGAGGCGCCGCGCACGCCGCGCACCCGCACGGGCGAAATCGTCATCCGCGAGGCGCGCGAGCACAACCTGAAGGACGTGTCCGTGCGCGTGCCGCTGGGCGTGCTGTGCGCCATCACCGGCCCCAGCGGCTCCGGCAAGAGCACGCTGATGGACGAGGTGCTCTACCGGCACCTGGCGCGCGGGCTGGGCGTGAAGGACGTGGAGGCCCCCGGCGCCGCGGCGGCGGTGGAGGGCGGGGCGCAGGTGGAGGCCATCACCTTCGTGGACCAGTCCCCGCTGGGGCGCACGTCGCGCGGCAACGCGGCCACGTACACCAAGGCGTGGGACCGGCTGCGCGAGCGCTTCGCCTCGGAGCCCGACGCGGAGGCGCGGGGGCTGACCTCCGCGCACTTCTCCTTCAACGTGGACAAGGGCCGCTGCGAGGCCTGCTCCGGTGAAGGCTACGAGACGGTGGAGATGCAGTTCCTCGCGGACGTGGCCCTGTTGTGCGCGGTGTGCCGGGGCCGGCGCTTCAAGGAGGAGGTGCTCGCCGTCCGGCACCAGGGCTTCAGCGTGGCGCAGGTGCTGGAGATGACGGTGGACGAGGTGCTCCAGCACTTCGGCGACGACTCCGCGCTCAAGCGCACGCTGGGGCCGGCGCAGCGGCTGGGCCTGGGCTACCTGCCCCTGGGCCAGCCCCTGTCCACGCTGTCCGGTGGCGAGGCGCAGCGGCTGAAGCTGGCACGCGCGCTGGCGAGCGACGCGAAGGGCACGCTGTTCCTCATCGACGAGCCGAGCGCGGGCCTCCACGCGGAGGACGTGCGCCACGTGATGGCGTCGCTGCACGCGCTGGTGGACCGGGGCGCGAGCGTGCTCGTGGTGGACCACGACGTGTCGGTGATGAAGGGCTCGGATTGGATCATCGACCTGGGGCCCAAGGGCGGCCGGGACGGTGGCCGGCTGGTGGCGGAGGGTACGCCCGCGGACGTGGCGAAGGCGCAGGGCAGCGCCACCGCCGCCGCGCTCCGGGGCGAGGGCAAGCCGCTGGCGAAGGCGGTGAAGCTGCGCCGCCCCGGGAAGGAAGCGCCGCCCGCCATCGAGGTGGAGCACGCGCGCGAGCACAACCTCAAGGACGTGTCCTGCCGGATTCCCCTGGGGAAGATGACGGTGGTGACGGGGCCCAGCGGCTCCGGCAAGAGCTCGCTGGTGTTCGACGTCGTCTTCGCGGAGGGCCAGCGCCGCTTCCTGGAGACGCTGACGCCGTACGCGCGGCAGTTCCTGCCCACGCTGCCGCGCCCGGACGTGGAGCGCATCAGCAGCATCCCGCCCACCGTGGCGCTGGAGCAGCGCACGTCGCGCGCGGGGTCCACCAGCACCGTGGCCACCGTCACGGAGGTGGCCCACTACCTGCGGCTCATGTACGCGAAGATTGGCGAGCCGCACTGCCCGCATGACGGCACGCCCATTGGCGCCACCACGCCGGCCGCGCTCTACGCGCAGGTGCTGGCGACGAAGGGCGACGGGCAGGTGCTGGCGCCCGCGGTGCGTGCACGCAAGGGCACGTACCTGGACGTCTTCACCGCGGCGGCTCGCGCGGGCATCACCCAGGCCATCGTCGACGGGGAGCTGGCATCCACGGACAACCCGCCGCGCCTGGCGAAGACGAAGGAGCACGACATCGACCTCGTGATGTACGAGGGCAAGCTCGCGAAGCTGCCGCGCGAGGTGTTCGACGCGTCGCTCAACTGGGGCAAGGGCGCGGTGAAGCTGCGCACGGGCAAGGCGGAGACGCTGCTGTCCAGCGAGCGCACGTGCCCGAAGTGCGGCACCGCCGTGCCGGAGCTGGATCCGCGCTGGTTCTCCTTCAACACGAAGCAGGGCCGCTGCGAGTCGTGCGAGGGCACCGGCGTGCAGGGCGCCGCCGCCGCGATGGCCGAGGGCGAGACGGCCCCGTGCCGCACGTGCGGTGGCACCCGCCTGTCCCCGGTGCCGCGCGCGGTGCGGCTGGAGGGCGCGCGCTACCATGAAGTCGTGCAGGCGTCCGTGACGGCCACGCTCGCGCGCGTGCGCACCTGGAAGCTCAAGGGCGACCGGGCGCTCCTGGGCGAAACGGCGCGGCAGGAGATGCTGCGGCGCCTGGAGTTCCTGGAGCGCGTGGGCCTGGGCTACCTGTCCCTGGACCGCAACGCCGCCACGCTGTCCGGCGGCGAGATGCAGCGCTTGCGGCTGTCCGCGCAGCTGGGCGCGGGCCTCACCGGCGCGATGTACGTGCTGGACGAGCCCACCATCGGCCTGCATCCGCGCGACACGCACCGGCTGCTCGACAACCTGCGCGCGCTGGTGGAGACGGGCTCCACGGTGCTGGTGGTGGAGCATGACTCGGACACCATCCGCGCCGCGGACCACCTGCTGGACCTGGGGCCCACGGGGGGCCGGAGCGGCGGCCACATCCTGGCGGAGGGCACGCCGGACGTGGTGCTGGAGTCGGACTCGCCCACCGCGCAGGCGCTGCGGGCCGCGCAGGTGCGGCCTCCGTCCGGCAGGGGGGAGCCGAAGGCCTGGGTGGAGCTGAAGGGCGCTCGCGCGAACAACCTCCAGCGCGTGGACCTCAAGCTTCCGGTGGGGCGGCTCAACGTCGTCTCCGGCGTGTCGGGCTCCGGCAAGAGCACGCTCATCCGGCAGGTGCTGTACCCGGCGCTGCGCGACAAGCTGGGGCTCGTCACCGCGAAGGCCGGCGCGTTCGACGCGCTCAAGGGCACGGAGTCCATCAAGCGGGTGCTGTCGGTGGACCAGTCGCCCATCGGGCGCACGCCGCGCTCGGTGCCGGCGACGTTCCTGGGCATCTGGGACGAACTGCGCCGCGTGTTCGCGGCCACGCCGGAAGCGAAGATTCGCGGCTTCGGGCCCGCGCGCTTCTCCTTCAACACGGCGGCGGGTGGCCGCTGCAAGGTGTGCGAAGGGCAGGGCGCCATCTCCCACGAGATGTCCTTCCTGCCGGACGTCGTCACGCCGTGCGAGGCCTGCAACGGGGCGCGCTTCGACGCCGCCACGCTGGAGGTGCGCTACCACGGGCTCACCGTGGGCGACGTGCTGCGCCTGTCCGCGGACGAGGCCAAGGACGTCTTCCGCGCGCTGCCCAAGGTCGCCGCGCCGCTGGAGTGCCTGGCGGACCTGGGCGTGGGCTACCTGCAGCTGGGACAGGGCTCCAACACGCTGTCCGGCGGTGAGGCGCAGCGGCTCAAGCTGGCCGCGGAGCTGACGGCCACCTCCCGTCACGAGCCCACGCTGTACGTGCTGGACGAGCCCACCACCGGCCTGCACCTGGGCGACGTGGAGAAGCTGATCACCTTCATGGGCCGGCTGGTGGACCGGGGCGACACGCTGGTCGTCATCGAGCACCACCCGTCGGTCATCGCCGCGGGGGACCACGTGGTGGAGCTGGGGCCGGAGGGCGGCGAGGGCGGAGGCCGCATCGTGGGCGAAGGCACGCCTCGCGAGGTGGCGAAGCTCAAGACGCCCACGGGGCGCGTGCTCAAGTCGGTTTTTTCCGCTGAAGAACCCAAGGCGCGCGTCGCCTCACGGGGACGGTGA
- a CDS encoding zf-HC2 domain-containing protein produces MGACVEYEEQASLHAAEALEGEEAARFQAHLESCAACQAEVASAREVLGLVALPPQTPVEVRAQEGLGVRTLAAWRREQTRRGMGRRALGSLAAVAAVVALMLGPSALERIKAPRPPVTTPASVQSASARDDVDAETLAAFEAWAGLDPLEDDGSGYGLDEDLSWDDSGLDGDFDLGETL; encoded by the coding sequence ATGGGTGCGTGCGTGGAATACGAGGAGCAGGCGAGCCTCCACGCCGCGGAGGCGCTGGAGGGCGAGGAGGCCGCGCGCTTCCAGGCCCACCTGGAGTCCTGCGCGGCCTGTCAGGCGGAGGTGGCCTCCGCGCGCGAGGTCCTGGGCCTGGTGGCGCTGCCACCCCAGACGCCCGTGGAGGTGCGCGCGCAGGAAGGCCTGGGGGTCAGGACGCTGGCGGCGTGGCGCCGGGAGCAGACGCGCCGGGGCATGGGCCGCCGGGCGCTGGGTTCGCTCGCGGCCGTGGCGGCGGTGGTGGCGCTGATGTTGGGGCCGTCCGCGCTGGAGCGGATCAAGGCGCCCCGCCCCCCGGTGACGACGCCGGCCTCCGTGCAGTCCGCGAGCGCCCGCGACGACGTGGACGCGGAGACGCTGGCCGCCTTCGAGGCATGGGCCGGGTTGGATCCGCTGGAGGACGACGGCTCGGGGTACGGCTTGGATGAGGACCTGTCGTGGGACGACTCCGGCCTGGACGGGGACTTCGACCTGGGAGAGACACTGTGA
- a CDS encoding DUF2378 family protein, which produces MEPWIHPETREAPGLPLLMVRVPRRNFEGLFEHALRPSGPFAQALRDVGYDPDTVEERLPLEVWRASLAVARRHACPGLASEDANRVLGTHYVEGFAQTLVGRIFAAAAPLLGAERCLARLPTYLRAGREDMKLVLEPVRAREWRARVVDADPLPDFVAGVMEQVLRRTRVLPRVDVLERAEHTYSLRIRWDEA; this is translated from the coding sequence ATGGAGCCGTGGATTCATCCGGAGACGCGGGAGGCGCCTGGCCTGCCGCTGCTGATGGTGCGGGTGCCGCGCCGGAACTTCGAAGGTCTGTTCGAGCACGCGCTGCGGCCCTCGGGCCCGTTCGCGCAGGCGCTGCGGGACGTGGGCTACGACCCGGACACGGTGGAGGAGCGCCTTCCCTTGGAGGTGTGGCGCGCGTCGCTGGCGGTGGCGCGGCGGCATGCGTGCCCGGGCCTTGCGAGCGAGGATGCCAACCGCGTGCTGGGCACGCACTACGTGGAGGGGTTCGCGCAGACGCTGGTGGGGCGCATCTTCGCGGCGGCGGCGCCGCTGCTGGGCGCGGAGCGGTGCCTGGCGCGGCTGCCCACGTACCTGCGCGCGGGCCGCGAGGACATGAAGCTGGTGCTGGAGCCGGTGCGCGCGCGCGAGTGGCGGGCGCGGGTGGTGGACGCGGATCCGCTGCCGGACTTCGTGGCGGGCGTGATGGAGCAGGTGCTGCGCCGCACGCGGGTGCTGCCGCGCGTGGACGTGCTGGAGCGCGCCGAGCACACCTATTCGCTGCGGATCCGCTGGGACGAGGCCTGA
- a CDS encoding RNA polymerase sigma factor, whose product MSALSDEALCGAFLAGDATAFGQLFERHRGLVFSLMRRYTVSAEDAADLTQQAFLRALEASRRVFARFTPTTPTPFRSWLVRVALNLAKNHARQGLRWRPVLVESVTDDVAADMSEGADASLERTQQGQRVRQAVLALPRRQREVLTLRVDGGLPFKDIAQTLGITENNAKVQFHHAVKRLKADVAGETQ is encoded by the coding sequence GTGAGCGCTCTCTCGGATGAGGCCCTGTGCGGGGCCTTCCTCGCGGGGGACGCGACGGCGTTCGGCCAGCTCTTCGAACGGCACCGGGGCCTCGTCTTCTCGCTGATGCGCCGCTACACCGTGAGCGCGGAGGACGCGGCGGACCTGACGCAGCAGGCCTTCCTCCGGGCCCTGGAAGCATCGCGGCGGGTGTTCGCGCGCTTCACGCCCACCACGCCCACGCCGTTCCGTTCGTGGCTGGTGCGGGTGGCGCTCAACCTGGCGAAGAACCACGCGCGCCAGGGGCTGCGGTGGCGGCCGGTGCTGGTGGAGTCGGTGACGGATGACGTGGCGGCGGACATGAGCGAGGGCGCGGACGCGTCCCTGGAGCGCACCCAGCAGGGCCAACGGGTGCGCCAGGCGGTGCTGGCCCTGCCCCGCCGCCAGCGCGAGGTGCTGACGCTGCGGGTGGACGGCGGTCTGCCGTTCAAGGACATCGCGCAGACGCTGGGCATCACGGAGAACAACGCGAAGGTGCAGTTCCACCACGCGGTGAAACGCTTGAAGGCCGACGTGGCCGGGGAGACGCAGTGA
- a CDS encoding YcaO-like family protein: protein MESISPAFLDALARGLGVTRVARVTGLDRTGVEVACAVRPGGHVLQVCNGKGLTFEAAARGALFETAELWAAETVRPERLRWGSRTELERTGDTVWGVESLGSAGAVVAPRLAGPAVRLSWCEARTLAGGGRVWVPAQGVYCPPAGTVELGPVSVAWTTNGSGAHPESDAALLHALLEATERDQLSRALPEGWSEEGVVGRMLRPETLEDGAPRTAALRDALKAQGFQAYLFDVTPAPRTRGRVGLPVAAAVLVDADEGPVPLTAGYACAMDRDEALLKALLEAAQSRLTDIHGAREDVAAADREAALGFAQALSEVRPRREVDAMPDAMDRRAKTAAAKVRTVLSLLDGAGFKQVAGVALDAPVPGLHVWKVVVPGMRVSELL from the coding sequence ATGGAATCCATCTCCCCCGCCTTTCTCGATGCCCTGGCCCGAGGCCTGGGCGTGACCCGGGTTGCCCGCGTCACCGGCCTGGACCGCACCGGCGTGGAGGTCGCCTGCGCGGTGCGTCCGGGTGGGCACGTGCTCCAGGTGTGTAATGGCAAGGGGCTGACGTTCGAGGCCGCGGCCCGGGGCGCGCTCTTCGAGACCGCGGAGCTGTGGGCGGCGGAGACGGTGCGGCCGGAGCGGCTGCGCTGGGGTTCCCGGACGGAGCTGGAGCGGACAGGCGACACGGTCTGGGGCGTGGAGTCGCTCGGGTCGGCGGGCGCGGTGGTGGCGCCGAGGCTCGCGGGGCCGGCGGTGCGGCTCTCGTGGTGCGAGGCGCGGACGCTGGCCGGGGGCGGGCGGGTCTGGGTGCCCGCGCAGGGGGTGTACTGCCCGCCTGCGGGGACGGTGGAACTGGGGCCGGTGTCGGTGGCGTGGACGACGAATGGCTCCGGGGCGCATCCGGAGTCGGACGCGGCGCTGCTGCACGCGCTGCTGGAGGCCACGGAGCGAGACCAGCTGTCGCGGGCCTTGCCGGAGGGCTGGTCGGAGGAGGGCGTGGTGGGGCGGATGCTGCGGCCGGAGACGCTGGAGGACGGGGCTCCGCGCACGGCCGCGCTGAGGGACGCGCTGAAGGCCCAGGGGTTTCAGGCCTATCTCTTCGATGTGACGCCCGCGCCCCGGACGCGCGGGAGGGTGGGGCTGCCCGTGGCGGCGGCGGTGCTGGTGGACGCGGACGAAGGGCCGGTGCCGCTCACGGCCGGCTATGCGTGCGCGATGGACCGGGATGAGGCGTTGCTGAAGGCCTTGCTGGAGGCGGCGCAATCGCGGCTGACGGACATCCACGGAGCCCGTGAGGACGTGGCGGCGGCGGACCGCGAGGCGGCGCTGGGGTTCGCGCAAGCCCTATCGGAGGTGCGGCCCCGTCGCGAGGTGGACGCGATGCCGGACGCGATGGACCGGCGAGCGAAGACCGCGGCGGCGAAGGTGCGCACGGTGTTGTCGCTGCTGGACGGCGCGGGGTTCAAACAGGTGGCGGGCGTGGCACTGGACGCACCGGTGCCCGGGCTGCACGTGTGGAAGGTCGTGGTGCCGGGCATGCGCGTCTCGGAGCTCCTGTGA